GGTCTTGTAGCTCTTATTTTCCCACTTTCACCTAGCTCACGAGAAAACTCATCATCCACACGATCCGGTTCTATTTTTAAGTTTTTGGGAGTTTGAGGTAATGAATTTTTACTGCTAGATGGTTTATGATTGTTTGATCTTCCCATAATATTGCCTCCTAACGAAATTTTTAGTCTTTATTAGTATGGCTAAGAATCACAGTTTTATATCTAGATTTGCTCTTAAACGAACATTATTATCTTAAATCAGTTTTTTGGGACAGCTCCTTCTTATTGATCTAATGCACCCTGCAGTTTAAGTGCATAATTTAACAATCTATCCCCTGCCGCCCTTCGGTAATAACGAATTTAGAGCCGAATAATACCTTTTAGGTATTAATTTAATGCAAATTAACAATTAGAAGTAATGAGTAAAGGAGCGTATTATTAAAGAGAAATAAAATCATAAGTGAGGTCATTCAAGTGGATTGGCATCAAATCAATTATTTTCAAACGGTTGCACAAGTTCAGCATATCACACGAGCAGCAGACCTATTATCCATTTCCCAGCCTGCACTTAGCCGGTCAATTTTAAAACTGGAAGACGAATTAGGCGTACAGCTTTTTGATCGTAAAGGCAGAAATATCTATTTGAATCGTTATGGAAGAATGTTTTTAAACCGTGTTGAGCAATCGATAAAACAAATTGAAATCGGTAAACAGGAAATATGGGATGAAATACATCCAGATAATGGGACGATATCCTTATCCTTTTTGCCTTCTCTTGGAATAAATGTTGTTCCCAACATAATAAGTACTTTCCAAAAAACTTACCCAAACGTCAATTAACACAAATATCGAATCAACAAATTATAGAGCAATTAAAATCGAGAAATGTGGATCTAGCTCTTACTTCATTGCTTCACGATGATAAGGACGTTTTCTGTCAGTTACTATTAACTGAAGAATTATACTGTATCAGGGTTAGTCGGTGCGAAATTGGGCATATCTTTGTTGCCTGATTTGCAGCTTCTGGATAAAAGGAAAGTCAAACTTATCCGAGTCAATAATCCGGTCTGTAAACGGGAAATTGGAATGGCTTGGGTAAAAGATGGCTACATATCACCTGTTGTGGAGGGATTTATTCAATACATTAATCGCTTTTTTATAAAGCATTAAAGGGAGTAAGGTGTTAATCAATGACTTACATCAAACGTGGAACATCTGAATTTAAAAAAGTTAATATTGCTTTATTTGCAGGCGGATTCTGTACCTTCGCTTTACTATGGGGAACACAGCCCTTACTCCCCGAGTTCGCAGAAGAATTTCATATATCACCAGCGAGTTCAAGTATAAGTCAAACTTCAACAACAGTTGCTTTGGCTATCAGCCTTTTAATAGCGGGTTCCTTATCCGAGATTTTTGGACGCAAGACTGTAATGTTCATATCTTTGGTCGCCTCATCAATACTTTCTGTCATCACAGGATTTGTTCCAAATTTCGGTTTGCTAATTCTATGCAGAATTTTACAAGGGATAACGTTAGCCGGTCTTCCGGCAGTCGCAATGGCTTATTTGGGAGAGGAAATTGAAAAAAAGAGTTTAGGTATGGCAATGGGTTTATATATTAGCGGAAATTCTATCGGAGGAATGGCAGGTCGTATTATTAATGGGATTTTGACTGATTATTTTGGTTGGCACATTGCTTTAATAGGAATTGGAATCGTTAGTTTACTTGCAACCATTATTTTCTGGCTGGTCCTCCCTCCATCAACTCATTTTAAACCCCGAACATTTAGGATGAAACACTTAGTAATCACATTATTTAGCCAGTTTAAAGCACCTGGACTCATTTATCTATTTTTCATTGGATTTTTATTACAGGCTGGCTTTGTTTCTTTATATAACTACATAGGGTTTGAATTAATTAAACCACCTTATTCACTCAGCCAAACTTTGATTGGATTTATTTTCGTTGTCTATATTGTTGGAACATTTAGTTCAACGTGGATGGGGATGTTAGCAGATCAATATGGTAAAAGGAAGATTTTACAGTTATCGATAATCATTTTGTTAATTGGGGTTTGTATCACTTTAAACCTCAATATTTGGCTGAAAATTTTTGGATTAGCTATCTTTACCTTCGGCTTTTTCGCCGGTCATTCGATTGCCAGCAGTTGGGTTGGTGAATTGGCTGCCAATAATAGGGCTCAGGCAGCCTCATTATATTTATTTAGTTACTATTCAGGTGGAAGTGTAATGGGAACAGCAACCGGTGTTTTTTATGATCACTTTGACTGGCTTGGTGTTGTTGCTATGATTGCTGTTCTTTCATTAATTTCACTCCTATTTCTGAATCGGTTAGGAACGGTTACAAAAGAAAAATTTAAATTTTCCCCTCATAAAATTTATTAATTACGCCTATGGGCGTTTTTTTTATTAAATTAACCGCCACTTTACTTTAGAAGGATAGGCAACACTTTATTAAGCAATCGCCCCCGGTAGCTGAACAAATCCTTTGTATTTTGCTGCATATAATCTTCTTGCTGTTCACACCAATATTCGCTAATATTTACCAAACTATGTTATGATTGATAGATAAATATATTTTATTTGTTTGGGACCTTTGAGACTTCTCTTAGTCAACCCCCCTATTAAATAGAAGGGAGACTAAGACGATATGTCCTTAGATCACATAGAATCTATGTTAAAAACCTTACAACAGTACAATAATTTTGAAATAACACTAACTTTCAAAAACAAGCATCAGGTTCCCATATTGTTAGTACGCTACCATAACAAGCGTTTTCAACTAACCTATTTGAATAATCACACGATCGAAACTTATGACTATAATAACAAGTGTTTTCAGCTAACTTATTTGAATAATCACACGATCGAAACTTATGATTATATTGAACCTGCAGTTTCAGCTATCGATAAAGCTTTACAATCTGACTTAAAAGAAGCTTCTAAATAATTTAGAGGTTTTTTATTTTTTTTATGAATTAATAAAATGTTACCTCGTGAAGCCCTTTTCACTTTTCTTGTGCTTTTTGTCTTCAGAATAGTAAATGAATACCGAACAGTTTGGGTAAGCATAACATAAATCATGACAGCTGCCACTGCACAGATAATTGCTAAGCCCGACAGTGCAATTTGCCAAGTCAGGTGAACTGTGATTGCCGACGGCGAGGGTCACGCTTTTCTGGGCGAACCTAGAACCTCCAAATAGTGCTGATTGTACATAATGCCCAGGATGTTCCCAAAAGGATCGACCACGGAAGCAGTTATGAACCCCTCGCCGCGCTCTGTGGGTGCCTCGTACTCATTCGCTCCCATAGAGAGCAACTTCTTGAAAGTTGCTGTTACATCGTCGACGTGCCAGTACACTACAGCACCGGCCGGGCCATTCGCTGATCCATCGGGCGCGTAGCGTCTATCGATCAGGCCCAGCTCGTGCTGGTAGTCGCCGAGGCGAAACTCAGCATATCCTGGACGTTCGAAGTATGGTTCGATGCCCAATAGCTCTGAGTACCACTTCCTTGCCTCTGCTAGATCATCCGTCCAAAAACTGACTGTGGTAAGTCCTCGTAATGTCTGTGTGTCGCTCATAATCGATTTCCTCCTTAATGTTGAGTAATACGTTTCGATGCTAAACTAAATAATAGCTTCTAAATTAACTTCGATTTACTTACGAATAATCCCTTCTCTTATTCAAGAAAATGGCCCGATTGTTGATCAGAACAATTGACACCACTCTTCAATTAAACTGCCCTTTAGTTGAAAATGCTTTTCTGGATTTCCTTCTCAATTGGGGTGAAAAATAATAGCTTGTTCAATCCGTAATAGCGCCATCACCCACTTTTTCACAATGATCGCAGCGCCTACATAAAGCGGGGTTCCTGACACCTAAGGAAATTTGTTCGTAACAAACGAAAGCACACCTCCTAACCTAGGAAAGTGTGCTTATTGTAAACTATTTCGCTGTAAATGTGACGTTGTATGCTTCCGCCCAATCAGTGAGAGGAACAATCGTATACGTTTCGCCTGACGTTAATGTACCTTTCACATCAAAGATTCCAACTGCTCCTTTTCGTGAAGAAAAACGATATTGAGCATCAACTGTACTGCCATCCTCTGCTTTTAACTGCAAACTTCTTCCAGCAAACAGCTCCATGCCGGGATCAGCATTTAGGGTAATTTCTAAAGATTTATTATCAATGGCATTAGCCGATTGAATGTTTAGCGGCTCAAAGTCAGCTGCTTTAAATGTAGCGTTCTTCACATCAGCCCATTCAGAAGTTACCGTGTAAGTTACACCGGGATAGAACGTTTCTCCAGCCGGCAGGCGGAATTTCGGAGCTTGTCTCATGTCAGCTCCTTGTGTGAACGGTACATAGTTTGCTGTAAATGTGTCGCCGTTGTCACCTTTTACGGTTATGACACGGTCACGAAGAGATGAAATAATTTCATACTGTATGCCGTTTTCGTCACGGTTCTGACGGTCCAACTCAAAAGATTGCTCTCCTCGGTTTGATCTGTAAGCTTCAATGATGTTCGCATAGTCTGTGACACCATCTTCTCGGAATGACTCGATCTCAAACGTGTCATCTGTTACTTGACGAGTATCACGGATATTGATTTTTTTATCGCTTCCTTTAAACTTCTTCGTACGTTCCCCTTTGTAGCTCAACGTATAAGGGATTCCTTCTTTTTGCATCGTCACGGGAACAATGTACGTGCTTTTTGCACCGATCTTCAATTGTGGTACGTTCACGATGCTCAAGTCATGGTTAAATGAGAAATGCTTCTTGATGTTTTCTAAGTTGCTTGGGTTCACATCTTCAGCTGCAAGCGGCTTGTTAAACGTCACTTGCAGTGTCATCGTGTTAAGTACATCAATGTTTGTAATGCGTGCTTCTTTCTGTTGCTGCTGTTGTGCTGACTTTTCCGCATTCACATAGTCTGATTGGTTATATGTTACAACACCTGCTGCTATAACTGAAAAAGCAAGTGCTGCTGTAAGGATTTTTTTACGTGGTTTCATTAATTCTTCTCTCCCTTTGTTATGGATTATTTGGCTCCTGCCTCAATTAGTAAGGTCTCAATTTCTTTAAATCCTTTTTGTTTCGCATGTTCTAGCGGTGTTACCCCTTCACCATCCGCCAAGTTGACATTTGCCCCATGCTGAATCAATAGCTCTACCGTTTTCTGCTGCTTTTCATTTCCGTCATTTAAGATAATCGCTTCTAACAGCGCCGTCCAGCCAAGATTGTTCACATGGTCCACATTGACATCTGTTTTCGTTAAAAGCATGTCTACAACTTCCACATAACCATGTTCAGATGCAGGAATTAATCCTGTTCCGCCGTATCGGTTTGTGATTTTCGTGTCAGCTTCTGCACCAATGATTATGCTCAGGATATCGCTGTAGCCTTCCGCACTTGCATACAGATACGGGTTGTTTTTCATGTTATCTTGAATGTTTACATCTGCGCCTGCTTGAATTAAAACCTTTGCAGTGTCATAGTCTTCGTTGTACGCAGCAATCATTAGAGGCGTTCGCCCTTGAGAGTCTTGTGCGTTTATATCAACGCTGTCCTTAATTAGTTTTTTCACTTGTTCGGTATCTTGCTGTTCTGTTGCTCGATGAAGTTCATTTGTCATGATTGATGTCTCCTTTCCTGGCGTATTGGTGCTTTCGCTTTTGTCGGTACACCCTTGCAGAAGTAACATAATGCTGAGTCCTGCTGCTGACCATTTCATCTATTCACCCCTCTTTTACATCTCTCCTTACTTGTTTTGTCTTACACAGATAAGGATAGAGGGAATTCATAAATTCCATCTAAACAAATTCTTAAGAAAAGCTTAAAAAAATATCCCGGGTCATATTCCGGGATAATAAATTATACGTTAAAGCGATAGCCTGCACCCCAAACGGTTTCCAAGTGTTCAGGTTTTGCCGGATTTTGTTCAATCTTCTCCCGAAGTTTTCGGACGTGAACCGTAACCGTTGATACATCAGCCGCAGAATCCATTCTCCAGATCCGCTCATACAACTGATCCTTCGATAGCACTTGATTCGGGTGCATCAC
The window above is part of the Metabacillus dongyingensis genome. Proteins encoded here:
- a CDS encoding MFS transporter, producing MTYIKRGTSEFKKVNIALFAGGFCTFALLWGTQPLLPEFAEEFHISPASSSISQTSTTVALAISLLIAGSLSEIFGRKTVMFISLVASSILSVITGFVPNFGLLILCRILQGITLAGLPAVAMAYLGEEIEKKSLGMAMGLYISGNSIGGMAGRIINGILTDYFGWHIALIGIGIVSLLATIIFWLVLPPSTHFKPRTFRMKHLVITLFSQFKAPGLIYLFFIGFLLQAGFVSLYNYIGFELIKPPYSLSQTLIGFIFVVYIVGTFSSTWMGMLADQYGKRKILQLSIIILLIGVCITLNLNIWLKIFGLAIFTFGFFAGHSIASSWVGELAANNRAQAASLYLFSYYSGGSVMGTATGVFYDHFDWLGVVAMIAVLSLISLLFLNRLGTVTKEKFKFSPHKIY
- a CDS encoding YfhD family protein, giving the protein MGRSNNHKPSSSKNSLPQTPKNLKIEPDRVDDEFSRELGESGKIRATRPK
- a CDS encoding ankyrin repeat domain-containing protein, with protein sequence MKWSAAGLSIMLLLQGCTDKSESTNTPGKETSIMTNELHRATEQQDTEQVKKLIKDSVDINAQDSQGRTPLMIAAYNEDYDTAKVLIQAGADVNIQDNMKNNPYLYASAEGYSDILSIIIGAEADTKITNRYGGTGLIPASEHGYVEVVDMLLTKTDVNVDHVNNLGWTALLEAIILNDGNEKQQKTVELLIQHGANVNLADGEGVTPLEHAKQKGFKEIETLLIEAGAK
- a CDS encoding VOC family protein; the encoded protein is MSDTQTLRGLTTVSFWTDDLAEARKWYSELLGIEPYFERPGYAEFRLGDYQHELGLIDRRYAPDGSANGPAGAVVYWHVDDVTATFKKLLSMGANEYEAPTERGEGFITASVVDPFGNILGIMYNQHYLEVLGSPRKA